From one Equus asinus isolate D_3611 breed Donkey chromosome 5, EquAss-T2T_v2, whole genome shotgun sequence genomic stretch:
- the DPPA4 gene encoding developmental pluripotency-associated protein 4 isoform X1: MEKTKGKERNSTKKSGEKYVTGKSKPQSVEPEEEQEASGETKTQKASAKGTKRKRSVKDDKARCLQKMEPGKEKVRIRKKIAIPPLPSELPPINLVHRDVVRAWCHQLKLSTKGQKLDVYRRLCEYAYPNQQDIPVTAKEAKILPGSQRKLMMDKGKLFPESCDKKMSSAGTDPPKVAAPPKEGPATLKGSTALLEGVESVVTTSSPDAVFASWSRIAARAGKVEAVESRQEAHGVKWCVVHGKSLPADTEGWVRLQFHAGQAWVPEKQGRVCALFLLPASSFPPLYLEDNMLCPRCVHRNMGNSKSQRCDNSSSQRSCPDVAA; encoded by the exons ATGGAGAAGACGAAAGGCAAGGAG CGGAACTCCACAAAGAAGTCGGGGGAAAAATATGTGACTGGCAAATCGAAACCTCAGTCAGTAGAACCCGAAGAGGAACAGGAGGCTTCTggtgaaacaaaaacacaaaaagccTCAGCGAAGGGGACCAAACGAAAAAGGTCTGTGAAGGATGACAAAG CTCGCTGTTTGCAAAAGATGGAACCAGGCAAAGAGAAAGTAAGAATTCGGAAGAAGATAGCAATTCCTCCATTACCCTCTGAACTGCCACCGATCAACCTGGTTCATCGAGACGTTGTGAGGGCCTGGTGCCACCAACTGAAACTGAGCACCAAAGGCCAG aaaTTAGATGTATATAGGCGACTCTGCGAATATGCTTATCCTAATCAACAG GACATTCCTGTCACAGCAAAGGAGGCCAAGATCCTGCCGGGATCCCAGAGAAAACTGATGATGGACAAGGGGAAATTGTTTCCGGAAAGTTGTGATAAAAAGATGTCCTCTGCCGGGACTGATCCTCCTAAAGTGGCTGCTCCCCCTAAGGAGGGGCCGGCCACCCTCAAAGGGTCTACTGCTCTCCTTGAGGGAGTTGAGAGTGTTGTGACAACTTCCTCCCCAGATGCTGTGTTTGCCTCCTGGAGCAGAATtgcagccagggctgggaaggTGGAGGCAGTGGAATCGAGACAAGAGGCCCATG gtgtCAAGTGGTGTGTGGTCCATGGGAAAAGTCTCCCTGCGGACACAGAGGGCTGGGTTCGCCTGCAGTTCCACGCTGGACAAGCCTGGGTTCCTGAGAAGCAGGGGAGAGTGTGTGCGCTCTTCTTGCTGCCTGCCAGCAGTTTCCCCCCCTTGTACCTGGAGGACAATATGTTGTGCCCCAGATGCGTTCATAG GAACATGGGAAACTCCAA
- the DPPA4 gene encoding developmental pluripotency-associated protein 4 isoform X3 → MEKTKGKERNSTKKSGEKYVTGKSKPQSVEPEEEQEASGETKTQKASAKGTKRKRSVKDDKARCLQKMEPGKEKVRIRKKIAIPPLPSELPPINLVHRDVVRAWCHQLKLSTKGQKLDVYRRLCEYAYPNQQDIPVTAKEAKILPGSQRKLMMDKGKLFPESCDKKMSSAGTDPPKVAAPPKEGPATLKGSTALLEGVESVVTTSSPDAVFASWSRIAARAGKVEAVESRQEAHGVKWCVVHGKSLPADTEGWVRLQFHAGQAWVPEKQGRVCALFLLPASSFPPLYLEDNMLCPRCVHRCEVQQEW, encoded by the exons ATGGAGAAGACGAAAGGCAAGGAG CGGAACTCCACAAAGAAGTCGGGGGAAAAATATGTGACTGGCAAATCGAAACCTCAGTCAGTAGAACCCGAAGAGGAACAGGAGGCTTCTggtgaaacaaaaacacaaaaagccTCAGCGAAGGGGACCAAACGAAAAAGGTCTGTGAAGGATGACAAAG CTCGCTGTTTGCAAAAGATGGAACCAGGCAAAGAGAAAGTAAGAATTCGGAAGAAGATAGCAATTCCTCCATTACCCTCTGAACTGCCACCGATCAACCTGGTTCATCGAGACGTTGTGAGGGCCTGGTGCCACCAACTGAAACTGAGCACCAAAGGCCAG aaaTTAGATGTATATAGGCGACTCTGCGAATATGCTTATCCTAATCAACAG GACATTCCTGTCACAGCAAAGGAGGCCAAGATCCTGCCGGGATCCCAGAGAAAACTGATGATGGACAAGGGGAAATTGTTTCCGGAAAGTTGTGATAAAAAGATGTCCTCTGCCGGGACTGATCCTCCTAAAGTGGCTGCTCCCCCTAAGGAGGGGCCGGCCACCCTCAAAGGGTCTACTGCTCTCCTTGAGGGAGTTGAGAGTGTTGTGACAACTTCCTCCCCAGATGCTGTGTTTGCCTCCTGGAGCAGAATtgcagccagggctgggaaggTGGAGGCAGTGGAATCGAGACAAGAGGCCCATG gtgtCAAGTGGTGTGTGGTCCATGGGAAAAGTCTCCCTGCGGACACAGAGGGCTGGGTTCGCCTGCAGTTCCACGCTGGACAAGCCTGGGTTCCTGAGAAGCAGGGGAGAGTGTGTGCGCTCTTCTTGCTGCCTGCCAGCAGTTTCCCCCCCTTGTACCTGGAGGACAATATGTTGTGCCCCAGATGCGTTCATAG gtgtgagGTGCAACAGGAATGGTGA
- the DPPA4 gene encoding developmental pluripotency-associated protein 4 isoform X2 translates to MEKTKGKERNSTKKSGEKYVTGKSKPQSVEPEEEQEASGETKTQKASAKGTKRKRSVKDDKARCLQKMEPGKEKVRIRKKIAIPPLPSELPPINLVHRDVVRAWCHQLKLSTKGQKLDVYRRLCEYAYPNQQDIPVTAKEAKILPGSQRKLMMDKGKLFPESCDKKMSSAGTDPPKVAAPPKEGPATLKGSTALLEGVESVVTTSSPDAVFASWSRIAARAGKVEAVESRQEAHGVKWCVVHGKSLPADTEGWVRLQFHAGQAWVPEKQGRVCALFLLPASSFPPLYLEDNMLCPRCVHRNKVLMKSLQ, encoded by the exons ATGGAGAAGACGAAAGGCAAGGAG CGGAACTCCACAAAGAAGTCGGGGGAAAAATATGTGACTGGCAAATCGAAACCTCAGTCAGTAGAACCCGAAGAGGAACAGGAGGCTTCTggtgaaacaaaaacacaaaaagccTCAGCGAAGGGGACCAAACGAAAAAGGTCTGTGAAGGATGACAAAG CTCGCTGTTTGCAAAAGATGGAACCAGGCAAAGAGAAAGTAAGAATTCGGAAGAAGATAGCAATTCCTCCATTACCCTCTGAACTGCCACCGATCAACCTGGTTCATCGAGACGTTGTGAGGGCCTGGTGCCACCAACTGAAACTGAGCACCAAAGGCCAG aaaTTAGATGTATATAGGCGACTCTGCGAATATGCTTATCCTAATCAACAG GACATTCCTGTCACAGCAAAGGAGGCCAAGATCCTGCCGGGATCCCAGAGAAAACTGATGATGGACAAGGGGAAATTGTTTCCGGAAAGTTGTGATAAAAAGATGTCCTCTGCCGGGACTGATCCTCCTAAAGTGGCTGCTCCCCCTAAGGAGGGGCCGGCCACCCTCAAAGGGTCTACTGCTCTCCTTGAGGGAGTTGAGAGTGTTGTGACAACTTCCTCCCCAGATGCTGTGTTTGCCTCCTGGAGCAGAATtgcagccagggctgggaaggTGGAGGCAGTGGAATCGAGACAAGAGGCCCATG gtgtCAAGTGGTGTGTGGTCCATGGGAAAAGTCTCCCTGCGGACACAGAGGGCTGGGTTCGCCTGCAGTTCCACGCTGGACAAGCCTGGGTTCCTGAGAAGCAGGGGAGAGTGTGTGCGCTCTTCTTGCTGCCTGCCAGCAGTTTCCCCCCCTTGTACCTGGAGGACAATATGTTGTGCCCCAGATGCGTTCATAG gaATAAGGTGTTAATGAAAAGCCTCCAATAA